One genomic window of Oryctolagus cuniculus chromosome 11, mOryCun1.1, whole genome shotgun sequence includes the following:
- the KRT80 gene encoding keratin, type II cytoskeletal 80 isoform X1: MACRSCVVGFDSLSDCEATPAGSPRPGTSGWGRCGAPGPSFSSRSFTGCWPTGTIPKVTVNPSLLVPLDLKVDPALQQQKTQEKEEMKVLNDKFASLIGKVQALEQRNQLLETRWSFLQGQDPTAFDLGHHYEEYQGRLQEELRAVSQERAQLEANLLQVLQKVEEFRIRYEDEISKRTDLEFTFVQLKKDLDAECLRRTELETKLKGLQSFVELMKTIYEQELKDLAAQVKDVSVTLGVDSRCPIDLSGIVEEVKAQYDAIAARSLEEAEAHSRNQLEERAARSAEFGSSLQSSRCEIAALNVRIQKLRSQILSAKSHCLKLEESIQTAEERGELAFQDAKGKLAELEAALQRAKQDMARQLREYQELMNVKLALDIEIATYHKLVEGEESRMDLPSAAVISAVQSRSRVAASKSRLSAGPSRKKKKSRGHVIQITEMSEKYLSQESEVSE, translated from the exons ATGGCCTGCCGCTCCTGCGTCGTTGGCTTCGACAGCCTCAGTGACTGTGAGGCGACCCCGGCAGGCAGCCCCCGGCCTGGGACCTCGGGATGGGGCCGCTGTGGGGCCCCGGGGCCGAGCTTCAGCTCCCGCAGCTTCACGGGCTGCTGGCCGACGGGCACCATTCCCAAGGTGACCGTGAACCCCAGCCTGCTGGTGCCCCTGGACCTCAAGGTGGACCCGGCCCTGCAGCAGCAGAAGacccaggagaaagaggagatgAAGGTGCTCAATGACAAATTCGCCTCCCTGATTGGCAAG GTGCAAGCCCTGGAGCAGCGTAACCAGCTGCTGGAGACCCGCTGGAGCTTCCTACAGGGCCAGGACCCCACCGCCTTCGACCTGGGGCACCACTACGAGGAGTACCAGGGCCGGCTGCAGGAGGAGCTGCGCGCCGTGAGCCAGGAGCGGGCGCAGCTCGAGGCCAACCTGCTGCAGGTGCTGCAGAAAGTGGAGGAGTTTCGAATCAG gTACGAGGATGAGATCTCCAAGCGCACAGACCTGGAGTTTACCTTCGTCCAGCTGAAGAAG GACCTGGACGCAGAGTGTCTCCGACGGACCGAACTGGAAACCAAGTTAAAGGGCCTGCAGAGCTTCGTGGAGCTGATGAAGACCATCTACGAGCAG GAGCTGAAGGACCTGGCAGCCCAAGTGAAGGATGTGTCGGTGACCTTGGGCGTGGACAGCCGCTGCCCCATCGACCTGAGCGGCATCGTGGAGGAGGTGAAAGCTCAGTACGACGCCATCGCGGCCCgcagcctggaggaggctgaAGCGCACTCCCGGAACCAG CTGGAGGAGCGGGCAGCCCGCTCGGCCGAGTTCGGGAGCAGCCTGCAGAGCAGCCGCTGTGAGATCGCCGCCCTCAACGTGCGCATCCAGAAACTGCGTTCCCAGATCCTCTCCGCCAAGAGTCAC TGCCTGAAACTGGAGGAGAGCATCCAGACAGCCGAGGAGCGGGGCGAGCTGGCTTTCCAGGACGCCAAGGGCAAGCTGGCCGAGCTGGAGGCCGCCCTGCAGCGGGCCAAGCAGGACATGGCGCGGCAGCTGCGCGAGTACCAGGAGCTCATGAATGTGAAGCTGGCCCTGGACATCGAGATCGCCACCTACCACAAGCTGGTGGAGGGCGAGGAGAGCAG gatGGACTTGCCCTCGGCCGCtgtgatcagcgcagtgcagtcCCGATCCAGAGTCG CAGCCTCCAAATCCCGCCTCTCCGCGGGCCCCTCccggaagaagaagaagagcagagGCCACGTGATCCAAATCACAGAGATGTCAGAGAAGTACCTCTCGCAGGAGTCCGAGGTCTCCGAGTAG
- the KRT80 gene encoding keratin, type II cytoskeletal 80 isoform X2, whose protein sequence is MACRSCVVGFDSLSDCEATPAGSPRPGTSGWGRCGAPGPSFSSRSFTGCWPTGTIPKVTVNPSLLVPLDLKVDPALQQQKTQEKEEMKVLNDKFASLIGKVQALEQRNQLLETRWSFLQGQDPTAFDLGHHYEEYQGRLQEELRAVSQERAQLEANLLQVLQKVEEFRIRYEDEISKRTDLEFTFVQLKKDLDAECLRRTELETKLKGLQSFVELMKTIYEQELKDLAAQVKDVSVTLGVDSRCPIDLSGIVEEVKAQYDAIAARSLEEAEAHSRNQLEERAARSAEFGSSLQSSRCEIAALNVRIQKLRSQILSAKSHCLKLEESIQTAEERGELAFQDAKGKLAELEAALQRAKQDMARQLREYQELMNVKLALDIEIATYHKLVEGEESRMDLPSAAVISAVQSRSRVASKSRLSAGPSRKKKKSRGHVIQITEMSEKYLSQESEVSE, encoded by the exons ATGGCCTGCCGCTCCTGCGTCGTTGGCTTCGACAGCCTCAGTGACTGTGAGGCGACCCCGGCAGGCAGCCCCCGGCCTGGGACCTCGGGATGGGGCCGCTGTGGGGCCCCGGGGCCGAGCTTCAGCTCCCGCAGCTTCACGGGCTGCTGGCCGACGGGCACCATTCCCAAGGTGACCGTGAACCCCAGCCTGCTGGTGCCCCTGGACCTCAAGGTGGACCCGGCCCTGCAGCAGCAGAAGacccaggagaaagaggagatgAAGGTGCTCAATGACAAATTCGCCTCCCTGATTGGCAAG GTGCAAGCCCTGGAGCAGCGTAACCAGCTGCTGGAGACCCGCTGGAGCTTCCTACAGGGCCAGGACCCCACCGCCTTCGACCTGGGGCACCACTACGAGGAGTACCAGGGCCGGCTGCAGGAGGAGCTGCGCGCCGTGAGCCAGGAGCGGGCGCAGCTCGAGGCCAACCTGCTGCAGGTGCTGCAGAAAGTGGAGGAGTTTCGAATCAG gTACGAGGATGAGATCTCCAAGCGCACAGACCTGGAGTTTACCTTCGTCCAGCTGAAGAAG GACCTGGACGCAGAGTGTCTCCGACGGACCGAACTGGAAACCAAGTTAAAGGGCCTGCAGAGCTTCGTGGAGCTGATGAAGACCATCTACGAGCAG GAGCTGAAGGACCTGGCAGCCCAAGTGAAGGATGTGTCGGTGACCTTGGGCGTGGACAGCCGCTGCCCCATCGACCTGAGCGGCATCGTGGAGGAGGTGAAAGCTCAGTACGACGCCATCGCGGCCCgcagcctggaggaggctgaAGCGCACTCCCGGAACCAG CTGGAGGAGCGGGCAGCCCGCTCGGCCGAGTTCGGGAGCAGCCTGCAGAGCAGCCGCTGTGAGATCGCCGCCCTCAACGTGCGCATCCAGAAACTGCGTTCCCAGATCCTCTCCGCCAAGAGTCAC TGCCTGAAACTGGAGGAGAGCATCCAGACAGCCGAGGAGCGGGGCGAGCTGGCTTTCCAGGACGCCAAGGGCAAGCTGGCCGAGCTGGAGGCCGCCCTGCAGCGGGCCAAGCAGGACATGGCGCGGCAGCTGCGCGAGTACCAGGAGCTCATGAATGTGAAGCTGGCCCTGGACATCGAGATCGCCACCTACCACAAGCTGGTGGAGGGCGAGGAGAGCAG gatGGACTTGCCCTCGGCCGCtgtgatcagcgcagtgcagtcCCGATCCAGAGTCG CCTCCAAATCCCGCCTCTCCGCGGGCCCCTCccggaagaagaagaagagcagagGCCACGTGATCCAAATCACAGAGATGTCAGAGAAGTACCTCTCGCAGGAGTCCGAGGTCTCCGAGTAG